One window from the genome of Elusimicrobiota bacterium encodes:
- the nadA gene encoding quinolinate synthase NadA: protein MDLIEEINRLKVEKKAVILSHNYQLPEIQDIADFVGDSLELSRTAAATNAKIIVFCGVHFMAETAKILSPMKTVILPDLRSGCPLANMVSTEDVQKLRQQHPNATFVCYINTSADVKAECDICCTSSNAVDVVNSVNTEKVVFLPDRNLGNYVAKQTTKKMIIYNGFCPIHENLKKEDVVGLKNQYPDAKFVAHPECTADILELADKVASTSGIINYVKTNLAKHFIIGTETGILHRLKKENPDKNFIPAAPTMFCQNMKYNNIESLYSALDNEQPEIEVPEQIREKAFLTIDRMLKKSLEFRV, encoded by the coding sequence ATGGATTTAATTGAAGAAATCAATCGGCTTAAAGTAGAAAAAAAAGCGGTAATCCTATCACATAATTATCAACTACCGGAGATTCAGGATATCGCTGATTTCGTTGGTGATTCGCTAGAATTATCACGAACCGCAGCCGCTACAAACGCAAAAATTATTGTATTTTGTGGTGTTCATTTTATGGCTGAAACCGCCAAGATATTATCACCAATGAAAACAGTGATTCTGCCTGATTTAAGAAGCGGCTGCCCGCTTGCCAATATGGTTAGCACAGAAGATGTCCAAAAACTGCGTCAGCAACATCCGAATGCTACATTTGTCTGTTATATAAATACTTCCGCAGATGTCAAAGCAGAATGTGATATATGCTGTACATCCAGTAATGCAGTAGATGTTGTCAATAGTGTCAACACGGAAAAAGTGGTGTTTCTGCCCGACCGAAATCTCGGTAATTATGTTGCTAAACAGACCACTAAGAAGATGATAATCTACAATGGCTTCTGCCCAATACACGAGAATCTCAAAAAAGAAGATGTTGTTGGACTAAAAAACCAGTATCCTGATGCTAAATTTGTTGCACATCCGGAATGCACTGCGGATATTTTAGAACTTGCAGATAAGGTTGCATCAACCAGTGGAATAATAAATTATGTAAAAACTAACCTGGCAAAACATTTTATTATTGGTACTGAAACAGGTATTCTGCATCGGCTCAAAAAAGAGAATCCAGATAAGAATTTTATTCCCGCAGCCCCCACAATGTTCTGTCAGAATATGAAATACAATAACATTGAATCGCTTTATAGTGCACTTGATAACGAGCAACCTGAAATAGAAGTGCCTGAACAAATCAGAGAAAAAGCATTCTTAACAATAGACAGAATGCT